The Verrucomicrobiota bacterium genome has a window encoding:
- a CDS encoding TIM barrel protein translates to MMKRRTFGKWLGGITMGATLPVADSVRAQTPPRKNLLMHVGGDYHSVAGQDGITSRENLEYNLRHGVKHLTASVRKRPQGGGWDPEELARMKENCDRLGVVFEAIRMDSDYITLPEGADRDHEIETILGNIRKAADVGVKIITYHWTVIPIRRNARTPGRGGSTYAAFKLEDDWKSLPTGKSGRVSSAEYWRRITYFLQNVIPAAKQLDVKMACHPYDPPGLPFGYQGADNWDSPAIFEAIQRYEAIVDSPHNGFQLCLGTTAEGLENPQADILPIVEYLGRRDKIHQIHMRNIRGGLHHFEEVYPDEGVLDLFAIMRVLRDTQFAGAICPDHMPRHADDPGGLQAFAFGYGYIKALIQAVNSEA, encoded by the coding sequence ATGATGAAACGACGAACGTTCGGGAAATGGCTGGGCGGAATCACGATGGGCGCCACGCTCCCTGTCGCCGACTCGGTGCGCGCTCAAACACCCCCGCGCAAGAACTTGTTGATGCACGTCGGCGGCGACTACCACAGCGTCGCCGGCCAAGATGGCATCACGTCCAGGGAAAATCTCGAATACAACCTCCGCCACGGCGTGAAGCATCTTACGGCGTCGGTGAGGAAACGGCCGCAGGGCGGCGGTTGGGATCCGGAAGAACTTGCGAGGATGAAGGAGAATTGCGATCGCCTCGGCGTGGTCTTCGAGGCCATCCGCATGGACTCCGACTATATCACGTTGCCCGAAGGCGCAGATCGCGATCATGAGATCGAAACCATCCTCGGCAATATCAGGAAGGCCGCCGACGTCGGCGTGAAGATCATCACGTATCATTGGACGGTGATTCCGATCCGCCGCAACGCGCGCACGCCAGGCCGGGGCGGATCGACTTACGCGGCCTTCAAACTCGAGGACGATTGGAAAAGCTTGCCCACCGGGAAATCAGGACGCGTCAGTTCAGCGGAATATTGGAGACGCATCACGTATTTCCTCCAGAACGTCATCCCGGCGGCGAAACAACTCGACGTGAAAATGGCCTGCCACCCGTACGATCCGCCCGGACTTCCGTTCGGTTACCAGGGCGCGGACAACTGGGATTCGCCGGCGATCTTCGAGGCGATCCAGCGTTACGAAGCGATCGTGGATAGCCCGCACAACGGATTTCAATTGTGCCTGGGCACCACCGCCGAAGGCCTGGAAAATCCGCAGGCGGACATTCTCCCCATTGTCGAATACCTGGGCCGGCGTGACAAAATCCACCAGATTCACATGCGCAACATTCGCGGCGGCTTGCACCACTTCGAGGAGGTTTATCCTGACGAAGGCGTGCTGGATTTGTTCGCCATCATGCGCGTGCTGCGCGACACCCAATTCGCCGGCGCGATTTGTCCCGACCACATGCCGCGTCATGCGGACGATCCGGGCGGCCTCCAGGCGTTTGCTTTTGGCTACGGCTACATCAAAGCCTTGATCCAGGCCGTGAATTCTGAAGCGTGA